Proteins from one Phocoena sinus isolate mPhoSin1 chromosome 8, mPhoSin1.pri, whole genome shotgun sequence genomic window:
- the PTPRCAP gene encoding protein tyrosine phosphatase receptor type C-associated protein, which produces MDLRCVLGLWTLLSLPGALGSGRGAEDSPGSSSSVTVVLLLLLLLLLATGLALAWCRLSRDSGGYYHPARLGAALWGHTRRLLWASPPGRWLRAELGSPEEDPERQEDERDVEDDCDLGGGQEERESQEEGQRGEGPSPQQAPEPAEEAYDDDTEGGLGLGSQGPVGSGGSAEALLSELHAFAGSAAWDDSTRAAGSRGLHVTAL; this is translated from the exons ATG GACCTGCGCTGCGTCCTAGGGCTCTGGACGCTGCTGTCCCTGCCAGGGGCCCTGGGCTCAGGCCGCGGCGCCGAGGACAGCCCGGGCTCCAGCTCCTCGGTCACCGtggtcctgctgctgctgctgcttctgctgctggcCACTGGCCTGGCGCTGGCCTGGTGCCGCCTGAGCCGGGACTCGGGGGGCTACTACCACCCGGCCCGCCTGGGCGCCGCGCTGTGGGGCCACACTCGCCGCCTGCTCTGGGCCAGCCCGCCAGGCCGCTGGCTCCGGGCTGAGCTGGGGTCGCCAGAAGAGGACCCGGAGCGGCAGGAGGATGAGCGGGACGTGGAAGATGACTGCGACCTGGGTGGTGGCCAAGAGGAGCGTGAATCCCAGGAAGAGGGGCAGCGTGGAGAGGGGCCCAGCCCACAGCAGGCCCCGGAGCCGGCCGAGGAAGCCTATGACGATGACACCGAAGGGGGCCTGGGCCTCGGCTCCCAGGGGCCGGTGGGCTCCGGGGGCAGCGCCGAGGCCCTGCTGAGTGAGCTGCACGCCTTTGCTGGTAGCGCGGCCTGGGACGACAGCACTAGGGCGGCTGGGAGCCGGGGCCTCCATGTCACCGCACTGTAG
- the CORO1B gene encoding coronin-1B — MFRKVVRQSKFRHVFGQPVKNDQCYEDIRVSRVTWDSTFCAVNPKFLAVIVEASGGGAFLVLPLSKTGRIDKAYPTVCGHTGPVLDIDWCPHNDEVIASGSEDCTVMVWQIPENGLVSPLTEPVVVLEGHTKRVGIVTWHPTARNVLLSAGCDNVVLIWNVGTAEELYRLDSLHPDLIYNVSWNRNGSLFCTACKDKSVRIIDPRRGTLVTEREKAHEGARPMRAIFLADGKVFTTGFSRMSERQLALWDPENFGEPMALQELDSSNGALLPFYDPDTNVVYVCGKGDSSIRYFEITDEPPYIHFLNTFTSKEPQRGMGSMPKRGLEVSKCEIARFYKLHERKCEPIVMTVPRKSDLFQDDLYPDTAGPEAALEAEEWVSGRDANPILISLREAYVPSKQRDLKVNRRNVLSDSRPAAAPGSPRPGASTPAAFTSIAAPGGSLAGAGEAGKLEEVMQELRALRALVKEQGDRICRLEEQLGRVENGDA, encoded by the exons ATGTTCCGCAAAGTGGTTCGGCAGAGCAAATTCCGACACGTGTTCGGGCAGCCTGTCAAGAATGACCAGTGCTATGAGGACATTCGAGTGTCCCGTGTCACCTGGGACAGCACCTTCTGTGCCGTCAACCCCAAGTTCCTGGCAGTGATTGTGGAGGCCAGCGGTGGAGGCGCCTTCCTGGTGCTCCCCCTAAGCAAG ACCGGCCGCATTGACAAGGCCTACCCGACAGTGTGCGGACACACAGGACCTGTCCTGGACATCGACTGGTGTCCCCACAATGACGAAGTCATCGCCAGCGGCTCGGAGGACTGCACGGTCATG gtgTGGCAGATCCCGGAGAACGGGCTGGTCTCCCCTCTGACAGAGCCGGTGGTGGTGCTAGAGGGGCACACCAAGCGAGTGGGCATCGTCACCTGGCACCCGACGGCCCGCAACGTGCTGCTTAGCGCAG GCTGCGACAACGTGGTGCTCATCTGGAACGTGGGCACGGCGGAGGAGCTGTACCGCCTGGACAGCCTGCACCCCGACCTCATCTACAACGTCAGCTGGAACCGCAACGGCAGTCTCTTCTGCACCGCGTGCAAGGACAAGAGCGTGCGCATCATTGACCCCCGCCGGGGGACTCTGGTGACG GAGCGGGAGAAGGCTCACGAGGGGGCCCGGCCCATGCGGGCCATCTTCCTGGCAGACGGCAAGGTGTTCACCACGGGCTTCAGCCGCATGAGCGAGCGGCAGCTGGCTCTCTGGGACCCA GAAAACTTCGGGGAGCCCATGGCCCTGCAGGAGTTGGACTCTAGCAACGGGGCTCTGTTGCCCTTCTACGACCCTGACACCAACGTGGTCTACGTCTGCGGCAAG GGTGACTCCAGCATCCGGTACTTTGAGATCACAGACGAGCCCCCCTACATCCACTTCCTGAACACGTTCACCAGCAAAGAGCCCCAGAGGGGCATGGGCAGCATGCCCAAGAGGGGCTTGGAGGTCAGCAAGTGCGAGATTGCCCG GTTCTACAAACTGCATGAGCGCAAGTGTGAGCCCATTGTCATGACTGTGCCACGAAAG TCGGACCTCTTCCAGGATGATCTGTACCCCGACACAGCTGGGCCTGAGGCGGCCCTGGAGGCAGAGGAGTGGGTGAGCGGGCGGGATGCCAACCCCATCCTCATCTCCCTGCGGGAAGCCTACGTGCCCAGCAAACAGCGGGACCTGAAGGTCAACCGGCGCAACGTGTTATCAGACAGCCGGCCCGCCGCGGCCCCTGGCTCCCCCCGCCCGGGGGCCTCCACGCCTGCTGCCTTCACCAGTATTGCCGCCCCTGGCGGCAGCCTGGCCGGAGCCGGG GAGGCTGGGAAGCTGGAGGAGGTGATGCAGGAGCTGCGAGCACTGAGAGCGCTGGTCAAGGAGCAGGGGGATCGCATCTGCCGCCTGGAGGAGCAGCTCGGCCGCGTGGAAAATGGAGACGCCTAG